The Zea mays cultivar B73 chromosome 7, Zm-B73-REFERENCE-NAM-5.0, whole genome shotgun sequence DNA segment ttaatcaatgaacatgatgagatacaatgatgatactatgattttcttctggatatgatgatatacttgtggcattttaggggactcggacggtttcttgagtgcctctccataaggacttgttcgttggatgaccacccgagaaaacattgcaaccatgagggtggtatgggactcccttagctaattaattagaggaactgaggtgtagttcgcatcgccgtcgtgccgtcaatggtctcggtgtatgcggctcgctctgccgagggtggattgccccttggggaggagtgcggtacatttaggaaacctaacgggcggctacaccctcagggaatctttgtaaaggcttcatagtgaatccttggccattcacctcgggagtgaataagggtcttgcaagcccgggctagagagggaatcacgactcgtgggtaaagtgcgcaacctctgcagagtgttatgaaactgatatatcagtcgtgcttgcggttatgagcggccttgggagctgcattgattagagacacattgaatcAAGGCTActttgtttacagatgatgatgaggataatgttggtttctattgtgattatgattatgattatggtttctggaATTCCTTCtatttggaaagagtacttttgggttaataacttgggttattaTTAAAATCTGGctatctactagtaataattacctgatcaactaaaagcaactgcttgaccttaaccccacataaagctagtccactatagccaaacgggacatttgctgagtacgttgatgtgtactcacccttgctttcacaaaacactagaTTGCCTTTGGTgccatctatgctcaggtaaagaaggtgtcgaggcggatctctaggagttctaggccttcgacgagttcgaggattcggctagcgacctcccccagtcagctacctgtggtgggttaatttacgttggctacgtttcgattctgtgtactttgatttatattatgtaaatgactctagtctttaatattattacttacactttattgttattcgaagcattgtgctatgatgagtcatttatgtaatcgctatgtacgtgagttctgatcctggcacgtacatggttcatattcggtttaccttctaaaacctggTGTGACAGGTGGCATAGTAGGAGTGGAGGGCAGTGACGGCTGCACAGCGCTGCGTGCAGTGGCTTGCATTTGCAGCTCCTCGTTGGTAATGGGTGTGTGACCAAGAGCTCTCGGCACAGGCAGGTAGTAGTAGAGCCAGAATTGTAACCTTGGGTTTTCCCACACCTCAAATAGATATAGATAGATATAGCAAGTTCACCAAATAATATAGGGGTATATATATAGATATAATAAGgggtatagatatagatatatagaagatatagatagatagatatgATAGAATAGATAACTTACAATTTTGTCTAAAAGAAACTAAATCACTGCTAAGTTTGGAGTAGCATATCTTTGGTGAATACTTGCCAGTGAATTGGTTTCCGCTatagtatatacatatatatacaagTATACACTCTTCTAGGATCAATCGTGAGGAGTTCCTTAAATTTTCTTGCGACATGGAGTACAGAAAGAGGGTGGATGCGCTAGTGTTTTTCTCGTTACTTCTCCTCGGATACTTTGCTGCTCATGCACATGGGAAGGGTAAGTGAAAACTATACAGACATGTGTGTGCATGCTTAGATAGATGTAGACAATTTAGAAGATGTTATTATATGATACCGTGTGTGTATCATGGCGAATTGCTAATGTATCACAATCCCCTATGTTAAATTACTCAAATAATTTCGAATGTAATTATTCTCGAGGCATTTGTTGGTAATAGAAATCTTATCCTTTACCTTCTACTAGGTCATTTCACAGATGATGTCGGTGTTTCTATTCCAGCTAAAGAAGGAATTATGCAAGGAAACAGAGCACGATGCGCTAAAGGGTTTCCTCCATGCGAAGATAACAAGTGCTACTACTGCATTGGGGGGCGAACTCATGCTCGCTACTCTACGCTGGTTGAGTGTAGTCATGCTTGCTTCTAAACAAAAATTAAGATCGCTGTTATTATGTACATTGTAATGGTAGGTAATGCTATTAATAATATATGGGAATTTTAATTTTGGTATTATACTTTTTTGCAATTCACGAAATTTAGTCAAAATCTAACCAGTTTTTAGAGGACTTAAATATAAAGTATGTTTCCCTATAAATTTTAATGAAAAAAATATTAGAATGTTTTAGGCTGCCTCCATCACCTCGCGGATGCTGTTGCGGATAGACAACGATATCGGTATAAATCACACTGCACAAAATGAGGACGTTTCTAGGAGAACGTGCATTCGGTCACGTTAGCGGAAAAATCCTGAGTAGCAGTAGTTGCCTCACATGTCAGTGTCAACACCATGAATGTTTCGTGCGACACAGAAGGTTTGCGGCTTGCTATGGCATTAATCCGGTTGTGGCTTGTACCATATtttgtctctatggattgcagctgcatcCGTCCGAACAGCTACAGCTCCTGTGGTTACAGGGCAGCCGAACAAGTCGTTGGTGCGAGGTCAGAGCGGTGGCACACTGATGCACAATGTGGTTCTAGAGGTCCACTCAGACAGATGCTAGAGGGTTTTGGATGCGACATGCCTCATCAGGGGAAAGTGGCTCCTAAAGTCGATGTTGCCCGCTAGGAGCAGGGTGCTCCATGCCAAGAAACATCCCAGAAAGGGAAGGAGGTGGCTCCGAACGAGGGTGGATCAAGCGAGGATCGCAAGAGGTCACTCGATTGGAGAGACTCCTCGCAAATAGTAACGATAAGGTCACTCGGACCTTTTGGGGGCACATGAGCACATGGCACGATCATGATAGTTAGACTTCCATGTTATACTTTCTTTTTTTGTCTCATCCTTACATCTATTTTCTCAGCCCTATGACGTCAGCCCCTTGTAGCACCCCGAAAATCCAAACCTAGAAAATTTctaaaactcgctctaaattctaaatgaattttaaatttcgtttcaaaatgttttcttgcgagttgatctcaacaaagaaagtatagtggtctacctTATCTCCAAAATTCTCCTCAAAAtaacctacaaatatttccctagtgatcccctcaaattcttttcagaaatactggcTAAATGTTCCACCGatatttctccaaatatttttCTCCTAAGAAATACCCTCGGAATCACTTTTAaaatccctacaaatattttcttaataattttccttatgctcatacgtatacatatgcctctggtgtcatacagtgagctctacaagctaatttcacttatcCATAGCTAATACATATTTTATCTCtcactaatcctcgcctcctcccactaatcctctactcctccccctaatccccccaccttgCCCATTAATAGAGGGGCAAAAGGCCCACTCATGCcatcccaagccatttcatggctacTCACTCCCACTCACTGACTCACTcccactcccacacaagcacaacacgcgcacaaggatcgttcggttgtTCATTCAATTGTTTGTCCAAATGTTCATAGTTCGTTCGTTCATCCGATTGTTTGATCGTCCATCCGATCGTTCATGGATCATTTGTTCgtccgtccgatcattcgatcgtttgtccgttcgttcgtccaaacaaTCTTTGTCCAGCCATTATACTGCCAAAATTCTGATcgctcgttcgtccgatcgttcatccgttcgttcataatccatgttcatcgttcgttcctacgaattattcatcgttcattcctacgaactattcatcgttcattcataataCCTATTCATCGTTCCTCGTTCGTCCAAATgaactattcatcattcatcagaTAATTCATAATcattattcatcattcatcgatcGTTCATCCTActaaccatcgttactattcatcgttcatccaaTCGCCCAAATATTCAACTGCTCATCCATCATGATGATGAGCTCACCTAAAACCTGCCAGACTAATATCTCAaccatacaaactccggtgactgtgattttccttgtaGTTAGAACTTCAAGGTTGGTCACACATCCCAGAATTGCTCTAAGTTGAGAACGCTTAACTTCGAGATTCTTTCGAACCAGGCTTTCAAAAAGAAAGGCGAACCATGTTTGTATAGATATGTAGCACCCCGAAAATTCAAATCTAGAAAATTTctaaaactcgctctaaattcaaaatgaacttttaaattttgtttcaaaatgtttgtttgcaagttgatctcaacaaagaaaatatagtggtctatattctctccaaaattctCTTCAAAAAGACCTACAAATATTTTCCAAGTGATCCCTTCAAATTCTTTCAGAAATATTGCCTAAATTTTCCAAATATTTTCGTAGTTTATTCATTCGTTCgtgcaaataatctttgttcagacgttatgctgccgaaattccgatcgttcgttcgtcccatCATTTGATCGTTCGTTTGTTCATAATCCCTcttcattgttcgttcatacgaactatttatcattcatcgttcgttcgtaatccctattcatcattcatcgttggTTCATATGACCTCTTCACCGTTAAACGGATCATTCATAATCATTATTCATTGTTCATCCTACTATTCATTATTACTTCGATCGCCCAAATATTCAACTTCTCATCCATCATGATGATCAGCTCACCTAAGACCTACCAGACCAATATCTCAGTCATACGGACTCCGGGGACTGTGATTTTCTTTCTAATAAGAACTTCCTGTTTGGTCACCCATCCAAgaattctccaagttgagcacgcttaactttgaggttCTTTCGAAATaggcttccaaaaagaaaggcgaaacatgtttgtatggatacacCGTCAATCttataaaacctggcccaagataccacaacCCGTCCAGACGAGAATATCACAATATTCCAGCTGTCTGGGTGCTGCCTTACTCTAGCTTGTCCCATGTGACAGAGAAGGTAGGAACAATTGCCACCAACATAAGTATCTGCTCATGAACAGTCCAGAAATAATTCATGGCACTCTgcttccaaatatctctaaatattctaATTCTGGAATATTCTAGGAATATTACTTTTCCCTTTTCCTATTATATTCCTATGATTATAAAAACCAAAACTCCTTCGTCCAGTCTCTCATTTTGACAGATCtgatttctaaattcttatcaaattacccTCTATCCATCCATGTAATTctgtaagcatggttcatattctagaaaacACCAAAAATAATCTTGTTGATTTGTATACTTGCTTGTTCATGCTatgtagttatcggagcgttcatgccgtctcgtgaaggccagttctgcaagtctacgctagacggtggagccagaagccaattCCACGAGCTCTCACCCTTTCACTGGTTAAAgcatggcaagctcactggatccctttgatgcataaattacataTGTTTTTCAAAGGCAATcaccagcctgttattttatgcattaattgattttgctgctaagagacatgttaatatggCAACCAAGCCTTAGAACTTTGTAGcaattcatctttatactccttaACATTTTTGTTACAAAAAGGTTTGAAAAAAGGTGTGAGCTTTTCAAaataaaatgtttttcaaaatgtgtatgatgaagggttatcatccttatcacctttgagtgggatgatcagggactcctcgATTTGGGGAGGgccttaaggtgatggctcagccgagTTAGGTGTGAGAATGAAGAATTAcccctctcgtataaggaccggtatgCCATTCTTCACTgcctatactcttatcaagtatAACCACTTGAGACCATATGGACAGTCCCTTGATCCTAACTTGCACGGTTGGCACCCTAGGGTTATGTtggctagggagcaccgggaggacaaggagggggaaagttttgtcctggTTTGGGCATGGAGGTGGCCATGTTCCTTTTGGTATAACTGTTAAGGTAATGACGTGTAGTGGAGGAGAGAGTTTCGGTAATCTGATCTCACGACAATGAGATTGCAGAAACTGGACTATTGGGTGAAGTGTACACCTCTTCACAGAGTtccaaaacctattcgaatagtccgcgtccacggatatggatgagttATGACTTGGTTTGACAATTAGTATTTTattttccaaaaatgcttttgaaaattgGTTTTAAAAGTTCCGATGGTTGAgctgtgagctatggtggacgggaagtccaatagctgtttttgaaaatgaaaaccattgCGAAACTACCGAGATTCCTGGTTGGTTTTGTCTAGGGGATTTTATTCTATataaaaaacttcctgctcctttggaagaggaagcgttttgaaaaagataaaatattttaCAAAAtagccctaaaccctaaaccataaACCCTACTGCATAGAGAACCCCCTATAGCTAGCATGTTTACTAATGCAGGACACCAAGGCTGAAGAATATGTATAACAATTCACAGAATTTCTTTGTACATATAGCATAGAAGAAATTTTGATTGTCCTCAATGAATACAATCAGGATGAAATAATAATAGAAGGACATTAAATAAAAACGGTGTTAAGAAACGTAGATGAGGTAACAAAAACATATATATCGTGAAATGATTTTTTGAGGTCAAAGTGCAAGGTGGCAATAAAATGAGAGAATTCCCTATTTAACGCTACTATATGAGTGCTTCCTTCTATGGCCACGACAATTACATACTCATTTGATGCAGGATCTAACTTTTATTCTTGATAACACTAATGTTAACTATTCCATCAAGACAATGATGAGTGCCATGTGAAAAGATGGGGCTGCACTTATGGTTTGCAATTCTGCAAGTAACAGCTAGAGCATCAGCTGGTGGAGCATTTGTGTTTCAAGCATTTGTGTTAAACACCATCGGATATCAAAATTAGCATTTGTGTTTTAATTCCATCATTtgatgtgtttttatttgctatcaccattaccTTGTTATCCATCGATCTTGTCTTGATACTTATCTTTATGCCTACTctttaaaaatctcctctcttccacctcaattggagagcgacaatttacctatctggcccttggacgttgTAACACctaaggtgtttatattccgctcgacaacgagtatggattcaagcacgtaatatcagtggataaaacgaatgctaaattttaatcatcttcgcctatcgcgattttaatatcgcatctgtttcgtttgtcgcgagtgcgacatcgttttatctatccgggctcttcctaagtTTTCGCGATGTTTggaacatagttgttccgaaaatcggtgcgtctgatgattatttaaaactcatcgctcgcgcgaatacgaaatcggaagcccgacccactcggatgatttttatcCCGGCCAATATAATTAGAACTTAACGACAATGGTTTTTGTCTAAAACAAGATTTATTAGAAATTATTTGATAAAAAAGAGGAAAATAAAATATCTTCATCTTATCCATGTGTGGGAGGCTACGTTGCTATCTCTTTTGTGCTGAAAACAAAATCTGCTGTCCTTATCTCGTTGTCGCTCTTGGCATCTTCTTCAAGGGCTGGATTTTTTTGAAGCCATCTCCACATCTGCTAGATATTTGTTTACGTGCCTCATCTTCATTCCTTATCCTGTACACGTCAAGTCTTTGGAAGGAAATTTCTCAGcgtgtagcttcatcttcccctCCGTGCTCGGCGTCTCTGGCATGCTGGTCGACCAGCCCGTGACTCCCTGCCTCCCTGGGACGCCGCACGGCTGCAGGCCGCGGAGCAGTCCACGCCAGGGGCAGCCGAGGAGGCGGCTGGGCGAGGAGGACACGCACGCGCAGGGCATGCTCGTCAAGTTCGGCGACGTGCTCGACGTCTTTGCTTTCACTTGCGTGGCCGTGCTGAAGCTCCTGCACCGCGTGGGCATGCGCGCGCTCTCCTCTGTGCGGGAGAGCAGGCTCTCTTCACGCCACGCGCAGGGCACCGTCCAGCGTCGCCAGTCGACTTCCGCCACCTTGCCGGTCTGGCCATGGATTTCCCCTTCTCCCCTGCGAGCTCCACCAGTCCGACCCAGGCGACCACGGTCAAGTCCCCAGCTCCTCGTCTTTGTGCATCGTCGATCGTCACAGGCCGTCGTGGGCGCTGCCCCGCCGTCGCGCCCGGGGTTTTAGCACATCTCCCTGCTCCGACCAATTTCGCACCTCGCCGTCCATGGAGCCGATCGTCACCAGCTCACGCGCCCAGCTTCATGTTTTCCCTCTTCCTCCCGCGCTCAGACACTAGAAAAGATATCAAAGCTTATGACACTCATAAATTATCACTGGCAGTTTCAATTACGCCAGTAAAAAAAATCAGGTGGCTTGAGAACCACCAGTGGAaacatatttccactggcggttggtgtaacagaaccgccagtgaaaatagaatatttccactggcggttggtgtaacagaaccgccagtgaaaattagaTTTCCACTGTCGGTTCTGTTACACCTGGCGGTTGTGTTATgataaccgccagtagaaatatgtttccactggcggtttttcaagccaaccgccagtgaactatGTGTTATAAATACCACTCTTTCTCCCCCGACAGGAGCTATacgctcgcagccaacttccattggaggcgattttggaggtccagatttcacaaaatacaagggagaggttttggtcttcattttttggaagaaggtggataagaaaggttgaTTTATGTTTTTTTGTCAATTTTTATTcgttcttgctcaattttagccacattttggatctagggttttacatgtgagagagaagagtatagctaggttattttctctatttcctcaaatgagattgcttaagatggttagattttgtctattccctctcctttttcatgtttaattctcaaatcagtttatccatgacacatatttagttgcttaatgaatggtgaatgcATGTGTTGGAGAGGGAGGatgataggtttggtaattaagattgtttttattaattgttatgaaaggttggtttaattatgtttcaattgccaattattgttcatttttgctcaattttaactacattttgaaactaggctttcaccatgtgttagagataggtttgggtattaagattttttgtttattagttgctaggaaagtttggcttatgtttcttttgccaaattttgttcatttttcctccattttagccacattttggatctagggtttcaccatgtgttagagataaagtagttaggttgcctaatccaaccgcctatgacctttgttgtataaataccccttcatccttcccgacaaaaactgtgtagctcgcgcgcagcccaacttttattggaaggccagatttcacaaaatacaaggggaaggttttgatctttattttttggaagaagttcgctaagaaaggttgttcatgtttcttttgccaattttctttatccatgatatatttagttgttaggaaatattggtatatgtttctcttgccaatttgtgttcttgtgtgttttatgttactttttttacaggtgatgatggagaggatatcctggatgtataacttatcaaggctagatccatcatacatatctgaggtccataggtttattgttgtcactacgaaccatgcttggagaacaaagacaaagcacatatattgtccatgcatggactgcaaaaatgctgttgtatttgatgacacagaacaaattatatctcatctggtatgctgaggatttgtgaaggattacataatttggacaaagcatggagagggtagctcttcgccttatacagctgggaaccctgcgaacatcgacgacagcttccagttcgttcacgagacacaacaacctcttccacagagcgaacatgtagtgccaaatgttactgatcatggttacgctggaggaaatgaacgtgaaagaacccatgttctgccaaatgttatggacgaggaagatacagagttgttagaggcaatgttgtgtcgtcatacagatccatcgatgttcttcatgaaaggtatggagtccctgaagaaggcagcagaagagcctttgtacgacgagtctaagggctgtaccaaagagttcacgacgctccggtctgtgttaaagctgttgatgttaaaagctagatatggtctgtctgatgctggcttcgatgcgttcttgagtattgtcgcagacatgcttccaaaggagaacaaagtgcctgctaacacgtactatgcaaagaaactaatcagtccactcactatgggcatggagaagatccacgcgtgtagaaatcattgtatcctttatcgaggtgatgattataaagacttggagagctgcacAAAGTgcagtgcaagtaggtacaagacgaataaagactatcgagaggaagagtgtgttgcatctgtgtctaaagggaagaagcgaaagaaagccaaaaagaagacttcaaaatccacgagcaaagaaaaagaagaagtagactattatgcgctcaaaaagattcctactttggtgatgtggtacctccccgtcgtcgatcgattgaggtgtttgtttgctaaccctgaggatgccaaacttatgagctggcatgcttctgatgagcacaaaaacgatgggaagcttcgacatccagccgatgggaagcagtggcaagatttcaatgagaaccaccgagactttgccgatgaaccaagagatgttaggttcgcactgagtactgatggaatgaatccatttgctgaaaggagcagcaagcatagcacatggccagtgatcctcaccatatacaaccttcctccatggttgatgcagaaacggaagtacattttgctaaccatccttatttctggacctacacaacctggagttgatatggatgtatttttagagcccttaatggaggatatgaaaatattgtgggtaacgggtgttcaaatgttggatgagtatcgtaaagattcattcacgctgagagcaattatttttgttactatcaacgattaccctgcactcttcacattatcaggccagtttaagggaaaggttggctgcacagtatgcattgatggaactacttacgtgtcccttactgcatctaagaagatagtttacatgaggcacaaacgctttttattggaaggacacaggtaccgcatgcgaaagatggataagtactttgacaataatggtgaactacattctactgctccatcggttaacaatagaggtcatagagtttttgaaatagtcaggaatatcaagtttattttcgggaagaagacaaaagacagaaaaacaaggaaggatgccaaaccagctccgggggctatattcaagaaaaagtctattttctttgagtacttgccttactggaaagagttagatgtgcggcatgcgatcgatggtatgcacgttcagaagaacgtgtttgaaagcataattggcaccttgctagacataaagggcaaaacaaaagaagggctcaattcacgcatggacttggtaaatttaggcataaaaaaggaactacatcctgttcttcaagaaaatgggaagtaccatctcccagcagcaagcacaatctcaatgtagatgagaaacatgcgatgtgtgtttggcttaagaatttgaaagtcccatccggattctgctctagcatacggagtattgtgtcaatgaaagaccagatagtcaccaactacaactcacatgattgtcatgtcatgttgactacattcctacctattgccatcagggctataaatcctttgtttttaaagatggcaatcacacggttgtgctactttttcaacagaatttcacaaaaggtaattgaccgtgatgagttggcatctcttcaggaattcgtagtggagacaatatcacagtttgagatgtgtttccctccatcgttctttgatattatggtgcaccttgtggtgcacttggtgccacaaatagatgcattgggtcctatgtacttgcatgaaatgtggacgtacgagcgtttcatgtcaatactgaatggctatgtatcaacccgtgctcgtcccgaggcatccatgatagaggggtactgtaccgaagaggccattgagtccggaggtccattctgcaatagtatcctaaaagaccaggttgcaataggtttgcctccgtcacgacacgagggtagattgtatggaagcgggaggatgggacggaaatctttcatcccaccagattacaatacagtacttgaggcacatcacaacatcctacaTTAGCTAGCAataatagagccatttatccaacaacacatcaatgagcttcacgagcaaaatcctgggcatatggctgattgggtaatgaagcaacataagcagcggttcaacacatggctaatggtgaaggacattccacgtggagacacaatagaagaacaaaccatcaaggggttggcatctggaccatcacgccaggtcacaacatggcaaacctatgacattagtggattcacattttgtaccaagtccaaggacaaaaagagcatgtcacaaaacagtggtgttcgatgcgaggccatagatgatgaaactggtgagattattacatattttggctttattgaggacatatgggaactagactatggtacatttcagatctcggttttccgatgtcaatgggttgaagacaaacatgtcacgatagacaactatggggtcagagttcttgatctaagtaaggtaggttacaaagatgacccatggatccttgctaatcgtgctgcacaggtcttctatgttgaacagatcatttctaacaatgagaagaaaagcaccgacaaaccgaagcatgtagtttttcctggaaaataacaagctataggagttgatggtgtatctgatttagaggattttaaccagttcaacgacatgtctcttttcatagaccatccaaccaagataaggaacgttgaacGAAGCATCTcacgcaattcgatgccctgggtatgccacgatggacaaggcagaacaatagctccctagattatatagttgtcatgtaattgattattgttaggacatgtcatgtaattgattgttgttagcgacaaaccgaagcatgtaactttacacgactttctagtgactt contains these protein-coding regions:
- the LOC103632049 gene encoding protein MATERNALLY EXPRESSED GENE 2-like gives rise to the protein MEYRKRVDALVFFSLLLLGYFAAHAHGKGHFTDDVGVSIPAKEGIMQGNRARCAKGFPPCEDNKCYYCIGGRTHARYSTLVECSHACF